The Flavobacterium sp. K5-23 genome segment AGTCTGAACATCAACTGAAACTCGGTTTTTCATATCAAAATCCACACCTGCACGAAGCAATTCTTCCGCTAACAATGGAATGTCAAATCGATCTGAATTAAATCCAGCTAAATCACTGTCTTTAATCATATTATAAACCGCAGAAGCCAACTCGTTAAACGTTGGTTCATTCGCTACTTTTTCGTCTGTAATTCCGTGAACAGCTGTAGTTTGAGGCGGAATAGGAATCGTAGGATTCACTAACCAAGTCTTACTTTCTTTATTTCCGTTTGGAAAAACTTTGAATATTGATATTTCTACAATTCGGTCTTTTCCTATATCAATCCCTGTAGTTTCAAGATCGAAAAAGCAAATTGGTTTACTGAGTTTAAGTTCCATTTTTTATTTTTGAATAGGTACAAATATAAAGCTTAGCCTTCAATTTTACTAATTTTTATTTTTGATACAAAGATCGATAAACACCCAATGTTTGAGCTTAGATCCAGTTGCAGTGGGAATCATTTTTAAGAGTTTTTCTTTAAAAAAATTGAAAAGAAAGACGGGAAACCCTATTTTAAAAACAGACTTATGATTGTCTATAAAAAAATCCAACGAAATTAATAATCATTGGATTTTATATGATTGAAGCTTACTGTTTCATTAGATTGAATCAATAAATTAAGCTTCTTTATTTGCCATTTTATTATTTATCAGATGATCCAAACTATATTTCCCCGGACCGTAAATAAACAATGTAAAAAGCATCAAGAAGTAGTACAATGGAATTTCAAAACCGTGGTCGCCAGCATAAAAACCATGCTCTAAATGCACCGTTTTGATTGCAACAACCATCACTATCATTAATGGAACCGAAATTATTCGCGTGGCAAAACCCAATGCCAGAAAGATGAATCCAAAAAACTCCGTAAAAGTTGCCAAATAGGCATTCAGTAACGGCATAGGCATCCCCAAACTTTCAAACCAAGTTGCTATACTGTTAATATCTTTGATTTTCGTTAAGGCAGGACCCGAAAAACCAAACGATAAAATAAGTCGTAAAAAAAGCAATGGAACATCTTTAAGCTTACTTAATTTGGCTCCAAAATTCTGATTGAATTGCACTAATTTCTTCATAATACTATAGTTTAAGTTATTCCTCCTAGATAAAGCAGCAGACATATAAAACATAAAAACCTGGCAAAAAATCACTATCCAATCTACTAATATTTCTGTCTTTCTTATCTATTGAAAGAAATAGATTGATGAACTCGTTTTGAAGAAGCCCTTTTATAGTTTTTTTTTTAAAAGATAACATAAAGATATTCATTTTTTTAACTACCTTCAATTCAAGTGAATACATTTTGTTTGCAATCCTGTTTAGACACAAAAAAACCCTTTCAAAGTTTAAACTCTGAAAGGGTTAGTATATACATTTAATATAATTTAAAAATCTCTATTCACATCAAATGCTTCTAGGTATTCCGCTACGCGTTTCACGAAACTTCCTCCTAATGCACCATCTACAACACGGTGGTCGTAACTGTGAGATAAGAACATTTTTTGACGGATACCTATGAAATCTCCTTCTGGAGTTTCAATAACTGCTGGCATTTTTCTAATGGCCCCAAGAGCTAAAATACCTACTTGTGGTTGGTTCAAAATTGGTGTTCCAAAAACACTTCCAAAAGTACCTACATTAGTTACTGTATAAGTTCCTCCTTGAGTATCGTCTGGTTTTAGTTTACCTGCTTTAGCACGGCCTCCTAAATCATTTACCGCTTTTGCCATACCTACCAAGTTCAATTGATCAGCATTTTTAATTACAGGAACAATTAAGTTACCATTTGGTAATGACGCAGCCATTCCTAAATTAATATTTTTCTTTTTGATGATATAATCTCCATCAACAGAAATATTCATTCCTGGATAATCTTTCAAAGCTTTTGCAACCGCTTCCATAAAAATTGGAGTATAAGTCAACTTCTCTCCTTCTCTCTTTTCGAAAGCATTTTTATTTTTCTCTCTCCATTTTACAATATTCGTCACATCTACTTCGATGAACGATTGTACGTGAGCTGAAGTTTGTACTGAAGCGACCATATAACCCGCAATCAACTTACGCATTCTGTCCATTTCTACAATTTCATCACCACCACTTACAGAAACCGGAGCCGCTTTTTGAGCAACTGGAGCCGAAGCCTGTACAGCTTTTGGAGCTTCAACCGTTTTTACCGGAGCAGCAACTGGTTGATTCCCTCTATTTTTAACGTATTCTAATATGTCGTTTTTAGTAATTCTTTCGTCTTTTCCTGTACCAACAATCAATTCTAATTCAGATATAGAAACACCTTCCTCTTTAGCGATGTTTTTCACTAATGGAGAAAAGAACTTATCTGAGTTTGAAAAGTCTGCAGGAGTTGCTACGCTGTCTTTGGCAGCATCAACAGTCTTTGCAACTTCAGCAACTGCTGTTGGAGCAACATCTTGTTTTACAACTTCGACTAAATCTCCTCCTTCAGTTTCAATAATGGCGATAGTTTGACCTACTTGAACTAAATCATCTTTACCAAACAATTGCTCTATCAATATCCCTGAAACTTCACTAGGCACTTCACTGTCAACTTTGTCAGTTGCAATTTCAAGTACAGCCTCATCAGCTTCAATTTTGTCTCCAACTTCTTTTAACCAATTTGTAATGGTTGCTTCTGCGACGCTTTCTCCCATTTTTGGAAGTTTTAATTCAAATCTTGCCATATTGTTAACCTAAAAGGTGATTTTTGTTTTCAGTTTGCGAAATTACTAAATATTTTGAATATAAATTACAGTTAATGTAATTTATCACTCTATTTTTATCAACTCGCCTCTTTCGTTAGAATTGTCACTTCCTATTAAAAAACAAGCGTTTTTTGGTACAATCTTATAAGTAAATCCCCTATTCTTTAACAATTCTATAATATCGATACTTTCTTTGAATGATAAAAAGTTATTGTCTAGAATAATTTCGGTTCCTTTCTTACTCGATTGCAAGGACGAATTTACCATTTTTTCTTTTTTTAAATCGGAAATCACAATTTTATTTTGCAAAATCAAGCTCAACTTTTTCTCTAAATCAACTGAATTAGAAAGAAGCAAGTATGAATTTGGAGTTTTTTTTATTTTCTGTCGGCCTTGAAACATTTTGACAAAAGAAAAAAACAGAATTCCAATTTTCATAAAAACAGAAAAGAATACAGACACTTTAAAATGTTTCCTGTAAAAGAAATTCATGGCATCCTGAAAACGCCTCATATAAGTTCCGTCTTTTATTGTGCTTTCCCCTTTATAATGGATAACGGTAGTTTCGTGAAAATAATAGTTGGCCTTTTCTTTTTGCAACACTCTATAAGATAAATCAATATCATCCGAATACATAAAGCAGTTTTCGTCAAAACCCCCTATTTCAAGGTAAAGCTCCCGTTTCATAAACATAAAAGCACCAACGAGAATATCCACTTTTCCGGTTTGGTTTTCGGATAAGTGCTGGGCGTAATACTTGTTAAACCATTCCGATTTCGGGAATACTTTATACAAACTCATAACTTTGGTAAAAGCTACCCAAGGTGTTGGTACTCCGCGCTTGCTCTCAGGCAGAAAATTACCGGCACCATCAATAAGTTTACAACCTACAATTCCTAAATCTTGTTTGGTTTTGGCGAAAGCCAATAATTTCTCGAATGTATCTTCGGCAACGACGGTATCTGGATTTAGAATACATATGTAATCACCTGTAGCTTGGTCTACACCAATATTATTCCCTTTTGGAAAACCTAAATTGGCTGCATTCTCAATAAGCTTGACATTAGGGAAACGGATTTTCATCATTTCGCCGCTGTCATCACTAGAGTTATTATCAACAACAATAATTTCTCCTTCAATAGTTGAAAGAGCGTTTTGCACACTTAAAACACAGAGCTCTAAAAAATAGCGGACGTTATAGTTGAGAATGATGACGGAGAGTTGCATTGAGCAAACTTAATTAGAAAATTTTAAATTCTAACAAACAGTTTCTTTACTTATTAAGTGGGATGTAATTTAATTGGTGTTATTTATGAAAACCATTGAAGCATCATTTTCATTATCCCTCTTTGACAACTCAATATTTACGTCAATATATTGAAAATCAAAAAAAATCTTTATCCCTTAGCCCTGATGGAGCCGATATCCTTTGAGAGGAACGAACAAAGATAAAGGCGAGAGCAGGAACTATGCCAGCAAATAAAGCCAAATCATTCGCTCCAAATTTTTGAAATAATCATTTGGAAACCATTACTTTTGAATATTATGAAAATACTGTCTTTTCTTATATTACTTCTTGCAACCTCAACTTACGCCCAAATTGCAGG includes the following:
- a CDS encoding DoxX family protein, whose amino-acid sequence is MKKLVQFNQNFGAKLSKLKDVPLLFLRLILSFGFSGPALTKIKDINSIATWFESLGMPMPLLNAYLATFTEFFGFIFLALGFATRIISVPLMIVMVVAIKTVHLEHGFYAGDHGFEIPLYYFLMLFTLFIYGPGKYSLDHLINNKMANKEA
- a CDS encoding dihydrolipoamide acetyltransferase family protein, translated to MARFELKLPKMGESVAEATITNWLKEVGDKIEADEAVLEIATDKVDSEVPSEVSGILIEQLFGKDDLVQVGQTIAIIETEGGDLVEVVKQDVAPTAVAEVAKTVDAAKDSVATPADFSNSDKFFSPLVKNIAKEEGVSISELELIVGTGKDERITKNDILEYVKNRGNQPVAAPVKTVEAPKAVQASAPVAQKAAPVSVSGGDEIVEMDRMRKLIAGYMVASVQTSAHVQSFIEVDVTNIVKWREKNKNAFEKREGEKLTYTPIFMEAVAKALKDYPGMNISVDGDYIIKKKNINLGMAASLPNGNLIVPVIKNADQLNLVGMAKAVNDLGGRAKAGKLKPDDTQGGTYTVTNVGTFGSVFGTPILNQPQVGILALGAIRKMPAVIETPEGDFIGIRQKMFLSHSYDHRVVDGALGGSFVKRVAEYLEAFDVNRDF
- a CDS encoding glycosyltransferase family 2 protein gives rise to the protein MQLSVIILNYNVRYFLELCVLSVQNALSTIEGEIIVVDNNSSDDSGEMMKIRFPNVKLIENAANLGFPKGNNIGVDQATGDYICILNPDTVVAEDTFEKLLAFAKTKQDLGIVGCKLIDGAGNFLPESKRGVPTPWVAFTKVMSLYKVFPKSEWFNKYYAQHLSENQTGKVDILVGAFMFMKRELYLEIGGFDENCFMYSDDIDLSYRVLQKEKANYYFHETTVIHYKGESTIKDGTYMRRFQDAMNFFYRKHFKVSVFFSVFMKIGILFFSFVKMFQGRQKIKKTPNSYLLLSNSVDLEKKLSLILQNKIVISDLKKEKMVNSSLQSSKKGTEIILDNNFLSFKESIDIIELLKNRGFTYKIVPKNACFLIGSDNSNERGELIKIE